A single Saccharolobus shibatae B12 DNA region contains:
- a CDS encoding SufD family Fe-S cluster assembly protein: protein MQWLKLGVVDIQLAKKIINENFTQDRGEREKAFSLYLSKPYQLIHDSPTIKHYTEWDLYDSLNLSDISRQQLKYSETENIIEIIDDTITIPKNNIQVDDLLNDNVISSDEHKLVSLAYSLSRRITISNEGEYHVRHVVNKNKYLSPSHLIINVPKDKQIKVIYEVLNLGEGSLITPIISVDIEDDSTLDFQFVNFSSDNSLLFSYIKANIKGTMHSSIFVNGNKMGHVQFNTRLEEGSVSEFSSRAFGTHSNKIDVVNNVIHLGQRSVSNGFMKAISNDQAFTVVRGIATIDETAINSSTSIIGRSLVLGKDAKAVVSPMLEVKTGRVVMAKHSAAVSRIDENQIFYLQTRGLSKREAEGIIIRGFIIEEQDPETLKDRIEEILKSLGY from the coding sequence GTGCAGTGGCTTAAGTTGGGAGTAGTCGATATACAATTAGCTAAAAAAATAATTAATGAAAACTTTACACAAGATAGAGGAGAGAGGGAAAAAGCGTTTTCTTTGTATCTTTCTAAGCCATATCAATTGATACATGACTCACCAACTATCAAACATTATACTGAATGGGACTTATACGACTCATTAAACCTCAGTGACATTTCTAGGCAACAACTAAAATATAGTGAAACTGAAAATATAATTGAAATTATAGATGACACTATAACAATTCCGAAAAATAACATACAAGTAGATGACTTATTGAATGATAATGTTATAAGTAGTGATGAGCATAAATTAGTATCACTTGCCTATTCTCTCTCTAGGCGGATAACAATAAGTAACGAAGGAGAGTATCACGTTAGGCATGTCGTCAATAAAAACAAATATCTTTCACCTTCACATCTAATAATTAACGTACCTAAAGATAAACAAATCAAGGTAATTTATGAAGTTCTAAATCTTGGTGAAGGCTCCTTAATAACTCCAATCATATCTGTTGATATAGAAGATGATTCTACTTTAGATTTCCAATTTGTGAACTTCTCTAGCGATAACAGTCTTCTTTTCTCGTACATTAAGGCTAACATAAAAGGTACAATGCATTCATCAATATTTGTGAACGGTAATAAAATGGGTCATGTTCAATTTAACACTAGGCTAGAGGAGGGCAGTGTAAGTGAGTTCTCATCAAGAGCTTTTGGGACGCACAGCAATAAGATAGATGTAGTTAATAATGTCATTCATCTAGGCCAGAGGAGTGTAAGCAATGGCTTTATGAAGGCAATCTCCAACGATCAAGCGTTTACTGTGGTAAGGGGGATTGCAACTATAGATGAGACTGCAATTAACTCTTCCACATCGATAATTGGTAGATCATTAGTCTTAGGAAAAGATGCTAAAGCAGTAGTTTCTCCCATGCTTGAAGTAAAAACTGGCAGAGTAGTTATGGCTAAACACTCTGCTGCAGTAAGTAGGATAGACGAAAATCAAATCTTCTATCTACAAACTAGGGGGTTAAGTAAAAGAGAGGCTGAAGGGATTATAATAAGGGGTTTTATAATTGAAGAGCAAGATCCAGAGACGCTTAAGGATAGGATAGAAGAAATCTTGAAGTCTTTGGGATATTAG
- the sufB gene encoding Fe-S cluster assembly protein SufB, with amino-acid sequence MQEDKISLDLHEIINATIDAKYNKLNQLEFHRRIVESGLSRSTIEEISRIKKEPEWMLKLRLKGLELFEKLPTPNWLPDVLSSLDISALELYVKPGVDKAQSWEELPPEIRKYYDELGIPESEKKFLGGLVAVLESEPIYSNVKVELMKKGVVMLPIDEAVNKYPDLMKEYFMKIFPASDHKFAALHGALWSGGVFVYVPKNVKITTPVEGFFVIGSELEGQFEHTLLIADEGSYIHFIEGCTAPQLKKYSFHDGMVELYAKKNAYIKFTTIQNWSKNVINFNNKRAWADENSTVEWVEGSLGSKYSFVYPSTILRGKNASSTSLVVTMTSGEGEWKDSGSKMIHAAPYTKSKVVNKNIGFNGGVNVYRGLIKVNKGAVGSKAFVKCDSLMLDDKTKAYTYPHNQVLEEDADVGHEAHTFRMNEDQLFYLMTRGIDEKEATSMLVLGFIDEIMKELPFEYATMLNKVIKLELDKLGAVA; translated from the coding sequence ATGCAAGAAGATAAAATATCATTAGATCTTCATGAAATAATAAACGCTACTATAGACGCCAAGTACAATAAACTTAACCAGTTAGAATTTCATAGAAGAATAGTAGAATCGGGATTAAGCAGATCTACGATAGAGGAAATTTCCAGAATAAAGAAAGAACCAGAATGGATGTTAAAATTAAGATTAAAGGGCTTAGAATTATTCGAAAAATTACCTACGCCAAATTGGTTACCAGACGTTTTATCAAGTTTAGACATTTCAGCATTAGAACTTTACGTTAAGCCTGGTGTCGATAAAGCCCAAAGCTGGGAAGAGCTACCACCAGAAATAAGAAAATATTACGATGAATTAGGTATACCTGAAAGTGAGAAAAAGTTCCTAGGAGGTCTTGTAGCAGTATTAGAATCAGAACCAATTTACTCTAACGTTAAAGTTGAACTAATGAAAAAAGGAGTAGTAATGCTACCAATAGATGAAGCTGTGAATAAATATCCGGACCTTATGAAGGAGTACTTTATGAAGATATTTCCAGCCTCTGATCACAAGTTTGCTGCTTTACATGGCGCATTATGGAGTGGGGGTGTATTCGTATACGTTCCAAAGAATGTGAAGATAACAACACCAGTAGAAGGATTCTTCGTAATAGGATCGGAGCTTGAAGGACAGTTTGAGCACACTCTACTAATAGCTGACGAGGGATCGTATATCCACTTTATTGAAGGCTGTACAGCACCACAACTTAAGAAATACTCATTCCATGATGGTATGGTAGAATTATACGCAAAAAAGAACGCTTACATAAAGTTCACTACAATCCAGAACTGGAGCAAAAACGTGATTAATTTCAATAATAAGAGAGCATGGGCTGACGAAAATTCGACTGTGGAATGGGTTGAAGGATCATTAGGTTCCAAGTACAGTTTTGTATACCCGTCAACTATCCTTAGAGGGAAGAACGCTTCATCAACCAGTTTAGTAGTTACAATGACCAGTGGAGAGGGTGAGTGGAAAGATAGTGGTTCGAAAATGATCCATGCTGCACCTTATACTAAGAGCAAAGTGGTAAACAAAAATATTGGTTTCAATGGTGGTGTTAACGTATATAGAGGATTAATTAAAGTAAATAAAGGGGCAGTAGGTTCTAAGGCATTTGTGAAGTGCGACTCTCTAATGCTTGATGATAAAACTAAAGCCTACACGTATCCACATAATCAAGTGTTAGAGGAAGACGCAGACGTAGGACATGAAGCGCACACATTCAGAATGAATGAGGATCAACTCTTCTATCTAATGACAAGGGGTATAGATGAAAAAGAGGCGACTTCGATGCTAGTATTAGGGTTCATAGATGAGATCATGAAAGAACTTCCATTTGAGTACGCTACCATGTTAAATAAGGTTATAAAGTTAGAATTAGATAAGCTAGGTGCAGTGGCTTAA